From the genome of Triticum aestivum cultivar Chinese Spring chromosome 3B, IWGSC CS RefSeq v2.1, whole genome shotgun sequence, one region includes:
- the LOC123067492 gene encoding uncharacterized protein: MAVTSDARKKRPPCKKKKILAVQEEPAKVEANCMSFKQQDTDDSLDERGDHVLDEFGLVECTSIIVFAFPLEIIDHLTFCQIAPPSIISVDAATPPSTSNVTAPTPSSTSPTAAPAPPSNSSTARLAQLSNSTTGEARKKRPGHELPRSGSKKKKKIAAVHEAPAENAVEAVLASESDKTKCLSGSAKRKLKKQKPTKEDSNGDAPNGTAAEKEQEAPIEQEKIEMTLEDYEKVQEKKKSLEASKPEERRVVDVDFEGLQLLEKKLIEDDAKLKAENVRKAKEVAAKEAKPCKRASPRVYSPKIVASSPGVNMLARSAALKRVSSAVRHASAKRAKLADQLETPESQWTLLQNTPLLQNLVKA; this comes from the exons ATGGCTGTCACCAGCGATGCTCGCAAGAAGCGACCTCcctgcaagaagaagaagattctTGCTGTCCAAGAAGAACCTGCCAAG GTTGAGGCCAATTGTATGTCCTTCAAGCAGCAGGACACTGATGATTCATTAGATGAGAGAGGTGACCATGTCTTAGATGAGTTTGGGCTTGTAGAATGCACATCAATAATTGTGTTTGCTTTTCCTTTGGAGATAATAGA CCATTTAACCTTCTGTCAGATTGCGCCGCCATCCATAATCTCCGTGGACGCCGCAACGCCGCCTTCCACCTCCAACGTCACCGCACCAACGCCGTCATCCACTTCCCCCACAGCTGCACCAGCGCCGCCGTCCAACTCCTCCACGGCCAGACTAGCGCAGCTGTCCAACTCCACCACCGGTGAGGCTCGCAAGAAGCGGCCTGGGCATGAACTCCCAAGGTCtggctccaagaagaagaagaagatagctGCTGTCCATGAAGCCCCTGCTGAGAATGCTGTTGAAGCCGTCCTTGCTTCTGAATCTGACAAGACCAAGTGCCTCAGTGGCTCTGCcaagaggaagctgaagaagcAAAAGCCTACGAAGGAAGACTCTAATGGGGATGCTCCTAATGGGACCGCTGCTGAGAAAGAGCAGGAGGCTCCCATTGAACAAGAGAAAATT GAGATGACCCTTGAAGATTATGAGAAGGTGCAAGAAAAGAAGAAGTCTCTGGAGGCCTCTAAACCAGAGGAGAGGAGGGTTGTTGATGTAGATTTTGAGGGTCTCCAGCTCTTGGAGAAAAAATTGATTGAGGATGATGCTAAATTGAAGGCGGAAAATGTTCGTAAAGCAAAGGAGGTTGCTGCAAAGGAAGCTAAACCTTGCAAG AGAGCTAGTCCACGAGTTTATTCTCCAAAGATTGTGGCGAGCTCCCCAGGGGTCAATATGTTAGCAAGATCAGCTGCATTGAAGAGGGTGTCATCGGCGGTGAGGCACGCTTCCGCAAAAAGAGCAAAGTTAGCAGATCAACTAGAGACACCTGAATCACAATGGACGCTGCTACAGAACACCCCTTTGCTTCAAAATCT GGTCAAAGCGTAG